A section of the Larus michahellis chromosome 1, bLarMic1.1, whole genome shotgun sequence genome encodes:
- the POLR1D gene encoding protein POLR1D isoform X3 → MGAMGWLKCPLAGTNKRFLINTIKNTLPSQKEQDQEREQKEDGKEPEPNKSRKEEKPKKRRIHPYTPSFQSRRRVSYSPPRHRNRNQHTKDKHEKRSSKR, encoded by the coding sequence GTTGAAATGTCCTCTTGCTGGTACAAATAAAAGATTTCTTATTAATACCATCAAAAACACATTACCGTCTCAAAAAGAACAAGACCAAGAACGTGAGCAAAAAGAAGACGGTAAGGAGCCTGAGCCaaacaaaagcaggaaagaagaaaaaccaaagaaacgCAGAATTCACCCATATACACCCAGCTTTCAGTCCAGGAGGAGAGTCAGCTACTCTCCTCCGAGACACCGAAACAGGAACCAGCACACAAAGGATAAGCATGAAAAGCGATCAAGCAAACGATGA